The following is a genomic window from Spirosoma foliorum.
AGAAACGAATCTGGATTGGCACGTCGCTAAGCGGTGGTGTACAGTTGCTAGACCCCAATACAGGCCAATTTACAACCATCCTGACCGATAAAAGTGGCCTTTCCAGCGTCCAGTGTCTGTTAGCCGATACCCGACCGGGTTGTTTTTGGGTGGGTGATTTTACCCGTGGCCTATTTCTGATCAATGACAAGGGGCGGGTTCTGAAACACTTTACCCAGACTAACGGCCTGCCAAACAATACCGTGATTGGTGTTCATCGCGACAAACAAGGCATTTTATGGGTTGGCACGGGCAACGGATTAGTGCGGCTAGACCAGACCGCTGGACCGCCAAAAACCGATCAGATTCGCCACTTTACCCAGCGCAACGGTTTGAAGGGTTTATTCACGCCCATCTGGTTCTCCAGCACTGGTGAAGTCTATGCGGGCAGTGATAGGGATGTCGTTGCGTTCTTCCCGGAGCAGGTTCAGGACGACCCGATACCGCCACCTATCGTCCTGACCGACCTGCTCATCAATGGCCAGCCCGCTACGCTTGGCTCTGACGGCCAGCTACCCAGTCATATCTCGGTCACGAAAGAAATTACCCTGCCTCATGATCAAAGCGATCTTGCTTTCCAGTTTGCCGCGCTTAGCTATAACCGGGGTAGTGAATCGGAATATGCGTTTAAATTAAGCCCGATTGATACGGCCTGGGTGCCTTTAGGAGCCACTCGGCAGGCCCGCTTTCTGGATTTACAGCCTGGCACCTACACCTTCCGCGTCAAAGCGGCCAACGCCGATGGGGTCTGGAATGAAGAAGGAACACGTATACAGATCACCATTTTACCGCCCTGGTGGCGAACCTGGTGGGCGTATTTTTTTTATGTACTGGTTTTTGCCATTCTGCTTCGTGCGTATATATCTTACCGTTCAAGAGCTTTGCGTCGGGAAAATCAGCTATTGGAAGAAAGGATTGCCCAGCGCACCAACGAAGTTCAGCAGCAGAAAGAAGAGATTGAGACCCAACGGGACTATCTGGAAGATACCCTCACAGAACTCAAAAGCACCCAGACCCAACTCATCCAGAAAGAGAAACTCGCCAGCCTGGGTGAGTTAACGGCAGGTATTGCTCATGAGATTCAGAACCCGCTAAACTTCGTCAACAACTTCGCCGAAGTTTCCACCGAACTCATTGAAGAATTAAAAGAAGAGGTTCAAGCGGGTAACACCGATGAAGTTATGGCCATCGCCGACGACCTGACCCGCAACCTCCAGAAGATCAATCACCACGGTGGTCGGGCCAGCAGCATTGTCAAAGGCATGCTCGAACACAGCCGTACCGAATCGGGTGAGAAACGACCCACTGATCTTAACGCGCTGGCCGATGAATATCTCAAAATTGCCTATCACGGCCTGAGAGCCAATGATAAGAGCGGTTCGACGGGTCGATTTAACTGTGAGCTAGTGACTGATTTTGATTCGACCCTGGAACTGGTGGTAGTGGCTCCTCAGGAGATTGGACGGGTGCTGTTGAACCTCTACAACAATGCCTTTTACGCCGTACACCAACGACAGATCGCAGAGACAAGGCATGCCTTGTCTCTACCTGAAACCTACCAGCCAACGGTTTGGGTGAGTACCAAACGAATCAGTACTGGGATTGAGATACTGGTGCGTGACAACGGTACGGGCATTCCTGAATCGGTGAAGGCTAAGATCTTTCAACCTTTCTTCACCACAAAGCCTACTGGTGAGGGGACTGGATTGGGGCTGTCATTAAGCTATGATATCGTGACTAAAGGGCATGGCGGAATAATGGCAGTGGAGACTATGGAAGGAGAAGGAAGTGAGTTTATTATAAGACTACCCATCAATATTTCATAAAATGAAAACCTATCTCATCACGTTTTTGCTTGTTTTCTTTTGTTTGAGCTATCTACAAGCACAAACGGTTATCAATCCTTATACCGCCAAAATTGATAGTATTCAACAATTATTGACTAAACGCCCTACCACCGACACACTACGTGTCATTCAACTAAATGACTTGGCGCAAGTTTGCTTCAGGGATTTACAATTTAAACGTGGGCTGTTGGCCGCCAAAGAGGCCCGTGCTTTGGCCAAAAAACTCAATTTTGAGCAAGGAGAAGGCCTTTTTTTAATGACCATGAGAGACTTTAATGATGATTCTTTCTTTTGGTTTTACTATAACTTTAAGGCAACCTGGTTTTATGTCGATAGACATGAGCCCGTTTCTACCATCACCTTTTCCGTTGCGTCACCGGCTCAAACTAAAGAGCCTGAAAAGTCAATTAAAGAGTTAAAAGCTGCCTTAGCCTACTTTGAACGACATCCTGATGCAGAAATAACAGCCAATATTCTTCAGCTTATCAGTTACAATTACCGAAATATTGATAAAGAGCAGGAAAGTATACGTTATTTGGACAAGGCATTTACGAAATTTCTGCAAGCCAGGCTTCCCATGAACGCCTATTACCTACTGGCTTTTAAAAGTCAATTGTTAGAGACAAAAGGTAAAAAACAGGAAGCCAAACTAGCCCAACAGCAAGTAAATAAGTTTATAGTTGCCAATCCGGATCATCAAGAAACGGCCTTGCTTTATACAGGGGTATCTAATTTTTATTATGCAAAAAAAGATGTACCCTTGGCTTTTGAGGCCAACGCTAAAGCGAATTTGCTACTGGAGCGATTAGGCGAACAGCACCTTCGAATCCTTATTCTTGAACGATTAGCCTCCGTCTATTTTTATAGGTTAGATATACCTAATAAGGCCCTTGATTTTTATCTCAAGGAAACGGCCCTGGCAGAAGCCATCCATGATCAAAAAAATTTAGCCTGGATCTATCATAAAGTGGCTTTCACGCTGATCAGATTAAAACGGTTTGAGGAGGCTGCCCATTATGCCGGTAAAGCAAAAAAAATCATAGACAGCTCCCCTGAATCTCTCTCGAAGAAAAAGGATGTAGCACAGCACTACGATGCACTCGGGCAGATTCTGATGGGAAACCACAAATACCGGGAAGCTATATCGAATTTTAAGCAGGCACTCCAAATAGACAGCAGTTTTACCACCATTGCTATTTACTTCAACATGTATATTGCCCAGTGTTATCAAAAGATGGGCAACCTTAACGAGAGTATTTCCTATGGTTTAGTAAGTTATGAAGATGCCGTCGCCAATCCCAACTCTGATGGGAATTATGTTATACCAAGAGTGTGCCGATTGCTTTTTGAAAACTATGACAGCTTGGGTAACACTTCACAGGCCTACAACTATTTAAAGATTGAATATGGATATCGGAAAGCCATCGAAGAACAAAATGCGACCAATCGTTTGGCGGAAATGGAAATTCAGTCAATTGTTCAGAAAAGCGAACAAGCGCGTTTGTTGAAAGAAAAAGAAAATCAGAACCAACGTTGGTGGTTATTCAGTATTGCCGTTGCCCTGTTTTCAGCAATAGTATTGGCTGCCGTATTTTATCGAAATAACCTGCACAAACAAAAGGCAAACACCTTGTTGTATCGGCAGAAAGAAGAAATCGACTGCCAACGGGACAAAGCCGAAAATGCCCTCACCGAACTCAAAACCACTCAGCAACAACTCATTCAGAAAGAAAAGCTGGCCAGCTTAGGGGAACTGACGGCGGGTATTGCCCATGAAATTCAGAATCCCCTGAACTTCGTCAACAACTTTTCGGAAGTTTCAGCCGAACTGATTGAAGAACAAAAAGAAGCCCTGGCTAAAGGAGATACGGAAGAAGCCAAAGCTATTGCTGAAGACCTTTCCAGCAATCTGCAAAAGATCAACCACCACGGCGGCCGGGCCAGCAGCATTGTCAAAGGCATGCTCGAACACTCCCGCACCGAATCGGGCGAGAAACGGCCCACTAATCTTAACGCGCTGGCCGATGAATATCTCAAGCTGGCTTATCATGGCCTAAAGGCAAAGGAAAAAAGCTTTACTTGTGAGTTAGTGACCGAGTTTGATCCGGCCTTGGGGCTAGTCAAACTAACTCCTCAGGAGATTGGACGGGTATTGTTAAACCTCTACAACAACGCATTCTACGCTGTTGATGAACGAAAAAAGCAGTTTGATCCTGACTATAAACCAACCGTTAAGGTTCGAACAAAGTGGGGGTCGGATCAGGTTGAGATTCGGGTTTCAGACAATGGCATCGGCATTCCAGATTCGGTGAAAGCCAAAATCTTTCAGCCCTTTTTTACCACTAAACCCACGGGTGAAGGCACTGGATTGGGTCTTTCGCTGAGCTACGATATTATTACTAAAGGGCATGGGGGAATGCTGATAATGGACAGTCAACAGAATCAAGGCACCGAGTTCACCATTAGCTTACCTACTAAAGCTTAACCGTTCGTGATGAAATCAATTCTACTCATTGGTTGCCTTTCTCTGATCATAATGACTGCATGTGCGCAGTCTGCTTTTCGTATCGATAGCTTACCACAAGATGGTATTTTGCTGGATAAAGGCTGGAAATGGCATTTAGGCGATAATTCTGATTGGGCCAAACCCGATTTTGATGATGCCCGCTGGGATACACTCAACCCGACTCGGGAAATAGCCCTGCTGCACCAACTGCCTCAGCAGGGAATTGGTTGGCTTCGCATCCGCCTGCATGTGGTTCCGCTGCTTCGGGGGAAGATAGTATGTCTGAGTACTATTCAGGTTGGGGCTACTGAACTGTTTCTGAATGGAACACAAGTAGCGGAGGAGGGAAAAATAGGGGCCAGCAAAAGAATTCAAGAAGCCACATTTACCCCCGTTTCCTCCATTGTATTAGGGCCAGATAGTGTGCAGGTTATTGCCGTTCGTTATGCGTTTGCAACAGACAGACTTTTTAGCATGGATAGACTTAATTCAACGCCGTTCTTTGGTGTGAGACTTTGTTCAGTTGACTACGCAACGAATCGTAGAGAATTGTTAAAAAGTGTTTATGTATTGGAATACACCCTGTTCGGTATTTTTCTGGTGTTGGGCGTTTTACAACTCATTTTCTTTGTCTCTTCACCTACCCTGTTTGCCCATTTATATTTTGGCTTATTCCTCATCGCTCAGGGAGCTACTCACTTCCTTGATGCCTTCACCAAAGACGGTCCTCCTGCGTTTTTAGCCGTCACAAGAATTATTCTTTTCAACGACTATTTTAACATTGTCTTTTGTCTAGCGGTTACATTCTCCGCTATCTTCTACCTGCTGGGCGTTTACGTGTATTTTAACCAACCTAAACGAGCCTTATTTTTCGTTACCGCTACGCTCACCTTAGCGACCATACCCACTTATTTGTTTTCGTTTCTTGACGCTCCGGGGCCATTTATGTGGGTGCTGGGCTTTATTGTCCCCTGGACTGACATCCTGCGGGTGGGTTTGGTTGCTGCCAGACAGCAAAAAGCAGGGGCAAAGCTGTTTAGCTTCTCCCACTCTATTCTATTGACGGCCTTTATTCTATACACGTTAGTTGCCTTTGTGCCCATGGCGCGCAGCATTCTAGGCGATTTAGGAGACGATCTGTTTACGATTAGTTTTCTGGTTCTGGCCCTCACCATCACACTCCTGCTCACGCAGGAACGTGCTAATACGAATCGCTTACTCCAAAAACAGCTGATTGATTTAGAAATACTTTCTCAAAAAAATATCGCTCAGGAGCAGGAAAAACAGCAACTTTTAGCCAATCAAAACCAGCTTTTAGAGCACCAGGTTGAAGCCCGCACCGCTGAACTAAAAGCCTCTCAAACCCAACTCATCCAGAAAGAGAAACTCGCTAGTTTGGGTGAACTAACAGCAGGCATCGCCCACGAGATTCAGAACCCCCTCAACTTCGTCAACAACTTCGCCGAAGTAAGTAACGAATTGGTCAGCGAGTTGCGCGAAGAAGAAGCCAAGCCCAACCGCGACGACGAGTTGATTGCTGACCTTTTTAAGAATCTAAGCAGCAACCTCCAAAAGATCAATCACCACGGCGGCAGAGCCAGCAGTATTGTCAAAGGCATGCTGGAGCACAGCCGTACCAGTTCGGGTGACAAGCAGCCCACCAACCTCAACGTCCTGGCGGATGAATACTTCAAGATTGCCTATCATGGTCAACGGGCAAAAGAGAAAACTTTTGACTGTGAGTTAATCACCGATTTTGACGCCACGGTAGGAAAGGTTGACCTGATTCCTCAGGACATGGGTCGGGTGTTATTGAACCTCTACAACAATGCCTTTTATGCGGTGAATGAGAGGGTTAAACAACGTACTAATGCCAACTCCAACTATCAGCCCAGGATTGAAGTCAGTACACAACGTAGTGAATCGGACGTGATAATCCGGGTTAAGGACAACGGCACCGGCATCCCTGAGTCGGTGACCGACAAAATCTTCCAGCCCTTTTTTACCACCAAACCCACGGGCGAGGGCACAGGCTTAGGGCTTTCGCTGAGCTATGACATTATTACCAAAGGGCATGGCGGAACACTCACTATGGAAAGTATAGTGGGTGAAGGAACGGAGTTTATCATTCGATTCTCTACGAACTAATCATTTAGTATGAAAAGTCATTATCTGCTTTTACTATTGATTTTTAGCCCAATACAGACGATAGCCCAATCCACTAGTCGGGCCATTGACAGTCTGCGGAGAGAACTCTCAGAAGCTAAAACGGATACTGCCCGCATGTGGCTCATGACCGATTTGAGCATTAAGTATTTTGAGCGAAATTTCGACTCGGCCAGATACTATGCGGAGCAGGGAATTCAACTGGCGCATACGCTTGGTCACTTACGGGGCGAATTGAAAAGCCGGGTTCTATTGGGCCAAAGTTATTCCACACGCGACATTCCGCATAGTATCCGAATCTATCTGCAAGCCTTGCAATTGGCTCAGCAAACAAATCAGATTGATGATCAAGGTCAGTGTTACTACGGTATCGGAATCTTATATGGCTTTCTGGAAAATTCCCCGCTGGCAATTAACAACTTTAAACAGGCTCATACCATTGGACTTAAGGTACATGACCAGGAGTTGGCATCCTTTGCAAGTGCGGAAGTGGGAGGAGCTTACGGGAGGATGCATAAAGTCGACTCGGCCCGCTACTATCTGACGCTGAGTGAACAGGAATAC
Proteins encoded in this region:
- a CDS encoding ATP-binding protein, with product MKSILLIGCLSLIIMTACAQSAFRIDSLPQDGILLDKGWKWHLGDNSDWAKPDFDDARWDTLNPTREIALLHQLPQQGIGWLRIRLHVVPLLRGKIVCLSTIQVGATELFLNGTQVAEEGKIGASKRIQEATFTPVSSIVLGPDSVQVIAVRYAFATDRLFSMDRLNSTPFFGVRLCSVDYATNRRELLKSVYVLEYTLFGIFLVLGVLQLIFFVSSPTLFAHLYFGLFLIAQGATHFLDAFTKDGPPAFLAVTRIILFNDYFNIVFCLAVTFSAIFYLLGVYVYFNQPKRALFFVTATLTLATIPTYLFSFLDAPGPFMWVLGFIVPWTDILRVGLVAARQQKAGAKLFSFSHSILLTAFILYTLVAFVPMARSILGDLGDDLFTISFLVLALTITLLLTQERANTNRLLQKQLIDLEILSQKNIAQEQEKQQLLANQNQLLEHQVEARTAELKASQTQLIQKEKLASLGELTAGIAHEIQNPLNFVNNFAEVSNELVSELREEEAKPNRDDELIADLFKNLSSNLQKINHHGGRASSIVKGMLEHSRTSSGDKQPTNLNVLADEYFKIAYHGQRAKEKTFDCELITDFDATVGKVDLIPQDMGRVLLNLYNNAFYAVNERVKQRTNANSNYQPRIEVSTQRSESDVIIRVKDNGTGIPESVTDKIFQPFFTTKPTGEGTGLGLSLSYDIITKGHGGTLTMESIVGEGTEFIIRFSTN
- a CDS encoding ATP-binding protein, whose translation is MKTYLITFLLVFFCLSYLQAQTVINPYTAKIDSIQQLLTKRPTTDTLRVIQLNDLAQVCFRDLQFKRGLLAAKEARALAKKLNFEQGEGLFLMTMRDFNDDSFFWFYYNFKATWFYVDRHEPVSTITFSVASPAQTKEPEKSIKELKAALAYFERHPDAEITANILQLISYNYRNIDKEQESIRYLDKAFTKFLQARLPMNAYYLLAFKSQLLETKGKKQEAKLAQQQVNKFIVANPDHQETALLYTGVSNFYYAKKDVPLAFEANAKANLLLERLGEQHLRILILERLASVYFYRLDIPNKALDFYLKETALAEAIHDQKNLAWIYHKVAFTLIRLKRFEEAAHYAGKAKKIIDSSPESLSKKKDVAQHYDALGQILMGNHKYREAISNFKQALQIDSSFTTIAIYFNMYIAQCYQKMGNLNESISYGLVSYEDAVANPNSDGNYVIPRVCRLLFENYDSLGNTSQAYNYLKIEYGYRKAIEEQNATNRLAEMEIQSIVQKSEQARLLKEKENQNQRWWLFSIAVALFSAIVLAAVFYRNNLHKQKANTLLYRQKEEIDCQRDKAENALTELKTTQQQLIQKEKLASLGELTAGIAHEIQNPLNFVNNFSEVSAELIEEQKEALAKGDTEEAKAIAEDLSSNLQKINHHGGRASSIVKGMLEHSRTESGEKRPTNLNALADEYLKLAYHGLKAKEKSFTCELVTEFDPALGLVKLTPQEIGRVLLNLYNNAFYAVDERKKQFDPDYKPTVKVRTKWGSDQVEIRVSDNGIGIPDSVKAKIFQPFFTTKPTGEGTGLGLSLSYDIITKGHGGMLIMDSQQNQGTEFTISLPTKA